In Mangifera indica cultivar Alphonso chromosome 7, CATAS_Mindica_2.1, whole genome shotgun sequence, the genomic window caaaattattttttattttatgctaCCTTTCTTTCtatgcaaaaataatatatcattataatattaaataattataaataaaatataaaataatatttaattacattattacattttatttatattactctTATATTATTGTGACTATTTGTTGGgaatataacattatttattaattagtattatgtatatataattaagtgttacttttttttaattaattcaaaattatcctaAACATATATCCTCATTGATATTAAATGGTTACTATTATTGATTGGATCAATCGATATAGATTAGTCTCATTATTCTCgtatttttaatttcactttttcCACCAAATAATAGATAGAATAGAGtagtaaaattatgtttattaataatgaatattaatttgtatattaacgATGATGTATTTAAGTAATTAGGTgctataataattttttttaaatttttgattagTAGAAAAGtatattaacataaatattGAGCGAAAAATAACTTACGAAACTTACCTTTATAAACAAAAGGTAGTCGAAAAagttacaaaataattaaatataaagagaCTAATTTCTTAATATTCTCTTTTTAAAGGTTTATCTTTAGAGACGGAGTTCAAGAGAGAATCATATTTGGTTAAACAATGATTTatattacttaaatttataaaacataataagTCTGATAAAAGAGATCAAATTGAGCAAAACACAAAACAGCTTACCCAGAGTCCAAGCTAAGCTAAGCTAAGCTACCATTACACCAAGAGACAAAACTGGGAAGCAAATGGAGGGAGAACACCACCAACAAGAGGCTGCAGAAGCCCAGACTCCagacattttttaagtttgcaaAATCTATTTATCTACCAATTATCCATTTTCGTTACCATTTAGTTTCACTTCTTTTCACCTACCCATCACATTTTAAAAGACAAACAGCAGAAGAATTTAGAACGACCGGGAAGCCAACTCTAATGGCTATAATTAACTTTACTAATATAACTTaagaaattttcaatatcagTTTTAACAAAAATGTTATCTTCTTTCATGAACTTCCCGGTGGTTCAATGAAAGAAGATATAGGGCTGGGCTACATCTACAAAACAATATCAAACTCCCCAAATCTGGGACTGAATTGGGCCTAAAAAATGTGCAAAGTATGGAATCAACTTTGCTCATTTAAAATGGGACTTGGTCCTTGCTTTGTTGTGATGCAGAAAAGCAGATGAAGTCAAGAGAGTAGGGGACCCCAGAGACTTAAAAAACCAACAAGTTGTGTGTCACCTccattaatatgaaaaataagagATGTGGATAGAAGGAGCTCGTTTTTCTCTTGGTAgcattcataaaatatttgttactTTTGATTAACTTTTCAGAACATGTGAAAGGAGACATGGGTCGGCAGCATAGACATAGCTGGCGACTGCACTAAAAAACACCAACTAGCTCTGGAATTTTGTTAACATCGGGGGTCCATATCTCCACTGCAAATCTAAACTTTCCACTCCCATAcattgcttttttctttttcttcttattttgctgacaaaatagtaatttagGTTGGTAGTGGTGTTGACAATTAACAGAGAAAACAAAGGAAAGTGTCACATTCTATGATATTAGCCTCCTATTTAAAGGAGAGAAGCCAATAAATTGATTTGAGGGCCAAAGGCTTATACTAAAATAATGAAGGACGGCATAAGCTCACACATatgagaaatgagaaaaatataagttGTATTGGACAGTCTCATCATCTCATTTTGTCCATTGTGGGGCGATCATCGAATAAAGCAAGGCTAAAAagcttattctcacccaagggttattgtaattttttttttttatacgtAAAATTTCGAAgatctaaatatttatctatctgttaaattttataattagtatcagaagtaaaaatattatctattgattttaattaaaaaatattttattttattactttagttttgaaaactagtaattttaatctaacttagttttaaaaagttatttttttgcCTCCACTATTTAGGATTAGAtagttttcatatttaaaagttaacaacCACCtctctcaaaattcaaaatattatacttacatccttaaaaaatatattatttctttttaacaactgttttttttgacaatttacTCTAACATATCATCAACTCTATCACcgacactctctctctctccttggTAGTTTTTATGCTGATAAACCACCAGGGAGGAAGATGGTGAGAAGGCCAATCAACGTCCGAAACAAAGATGGTTGTTGTCAGAGGAGAAAAAAATCTTAgagggaaaaaataattttttaaacttttagtaaaaaaattattagttttttaaactaagcaagagaaaatatgataaaattttagtttttttttttaaatattattaattaaataatattttaattcttaactataattgagaattttaataaaaaataggtatttaaatttttgaaatttcacaaGAAAAAGTTGGGGAATAGATCAAACCTTTGGCCATTATTGatgaattaatgataattaattcattattgttcatttttaaGCTGCTTCTCATAATAGTCAGACTCGGTTAAAAcaaagaatttaataaatataagataatacatACCTTTACATCCTTAAGCAATCTTATTATGGGAAAGAACATTAATTGTctgtataatataaaatatttaatctaaattattaaattaaataatcaattatgatatacttaatataatttatgtaaataattttattgtagaTTATAAAGACATTAATTGATTATCTAACTCAAAATCTAAAAGcttcatttttcaattattagatttaacaaatgttttaccttttcaattatttctcttgctaattttaaaaatttctattcTATATCATACTATTATtacatttgatttttaaatcattCTTCATCATCTCTCTCTATCGACGAAGAGACAAAGGCAATTGTCTCCGTCTCCTCCTTCTACAAAACAACTTTAGATTTTCTTTCCACAACACAGTAAAAGACATTTGGTCAAACAATTCTGACAATGAGAGTAAAAATAGAAAGTCATCAAAGACAGAGTGATGATcgaaaagagaaaacaaaaacttaaatgtGGAGAGAAATgctcacttttcaaaattaaaaatatttatataacaataaaattattagtttttaaagttgcgagaaaaaaattaaataaaattattttttaatattattaataaaataataattttacctttaatcataataaaaaattatattaaaagttaaatgatgggtgaaacttttaatttttaaaaattaatagatgaaattgaaatttttactaaACTTGGGGTGGACATAAGTGCTTTAGCGTAGCATATAATAACGTCAGTGTGAGCAGAGACTCTGCAGCTCTGGGAGGTAGGCCGACACGAGCATGTGAGTTAAGAATCGTAGAAGATTTATTAACACATGAGATATCATATGGTCGAAATTGAATTGGTGGCAGCCTtgattgagagagagagagagtggaGAAGGGCAACTTTTCAGCATCCTATTGTCGGTCATTTACAACGTAGTAGtctcttttttttaaagcaCGGTAGATTTGGTAACCACTATAATCAACTGCAAGTGCAGGATTTTAATACGGTAGCCTACCCATTAAGATCAGAGACTCCGTCTTTAGAggaattcttttatttgatgtCACCGAATTAGTTGGGTAGATGAACAGTCTCTCTCACCGTAACCAAATCCCATttcaactataaataaataaatcaaatcaaatttaaacgggttaaatctaactgttgaataaagtttgaataaacttaatcttaaattaattatttatatcttaaatttgagcttgaactaaaaaaattttaaattaaattgaatataagtCAAACAATATCCTATCAATTCAATCATAACCTTATATGATATATCTTATCAGAccatttaaccaaaatttaaagaGTGGGTATAATAATTAGTACACCTTATAAGGATATGCTCATTTCGAATGATTTGTTTGCCCATTACCCAAAGTTTGTAATGATATTGGTCTTTCTCCTTGAAAAGACACAAAGAGATAATATAAAGATTGTAGCTtggaatattataatttaaatatttattatctgattaacataattaataagatattaaaatttaaaaaaattaaaattaaaattttattatatttataaaattttaattcaattggTATATTAATTATAGGTATAATCATTGTATTTCAggttctaattaaaaaaatataattaagatgATGGTTAAAAAGACATAATCAACCACATTCCTTAATTATCAagttaattacatatttttatatcttaaattCTTCATTACCAAGAAAAAACACTTTTGACATCTCACAAAACTCAAGTCCCGTAATTGTCCGCATGAGAAGCAAAGTCAGAAACACAACCAAAGCTCAAGACTGTGACTGTTTCCTAGACAGATTATCAactaaacttaaactcaatcaactttaaaaatttactaataatatacataaatgtaAGAAGAAAATATAGAGTAATACTGTGTGCATACACTGTTTTCATAATCATATGTGtgcatgtttttttatttttggtaaaatCTTAccttatttaatgaaaataaaatccCCATTTAGTATTTTACCCTATTGGTATATTCCTTTCAGTCTGTGCATATTTTTATCTTACAGGTCAGTGAACAGTGGCTGAGAGGGTATATTGCACAGAGGAACACATTTGACGGGGAGAGAAgatcagagagagagagagagagagtgtgtgttTGTTTGTGAGTTAGAGAAAGAAAATGGGGTGACAATGACGATATGCAGCTGGAGGTTTTGTTTCGCAGCTGCTGAGAAGATCCCATCAACAGTTTTCACTCTTTTGGTTTTGGTGAGTACTTGATCTGGATACTTGGTCAAGATTCATTCTTTTTGCAGTTTATTTTTTCTGACCCTTTTGGGCCCGAAGTTCGCGTTTTTCTGTTCTTATGAAGTGTAGTTGTTGCTATCAGAGCGGATCCCATCATCAAGTTTCTGTCATTTTGTGAGTTTTTGCTGCTGCtagttaaaaaaatggtttttttttttgggtatttctTTGACTGTAGTTTTGGTTGCTGATCAGGAGTTATCACCatgtttttctttaatttttggttaGTTCTGTGATCTTATAatgcatttaaaattatttgtcgAGTTCATTTTTCATGAAGGTCATGCTTTTGCACTGCTGAGTGGATCAGTTAGAAGTATTTGTATAATCACTTGCAATGGATTTCTTATGTTAGTTTTACTGACCAAGTATCTAAAATGCTGCAAATTGCTTCCTGCATATCTAGAAATTAAACAATGCACGTATTGTGTTAATGTGTCGTTTCTGgcaattacattttttttttttttttaaatcaaagtttaaaTGCTTGTATGACTTGACCTTATCCATGGAATTTAAGATTCTGATGTCAGcttcttttatctatttttggATCAGTGTGCATCTGATTTGCTATTCTGAAAGTAAGGAGTTGCATTTGTGAGAGTGGTGCTGAATTGGGTAAATTTCCTTTATGGTTGAAGAGCTAGCAATCTTTGCAGCCTATAGTATAAAGAAGCTCACGTGAGCGATCTGTTGCTTAAGCTTAACATCTCTTAATGTTTACAGTGTGGCTTGATTATCTTGGTGAGCTTTCGAGGTCTAAGGCACGCTGAATTTCAAAGGCTGTTTTAGGATAATTGGGGGCCGAAAATCAGTTAAATTGTTATTCTGGCCTGGATAAATTTCCTTAGATTGTATTGCTGGTATAAAAACCAGGCTTCTGCAACATCCAAACCGGTGTTGTTGTTGTTCTTTGCTGGAGTCATGGCAACCTTACTGCAGCAGGAGTCCAAGCGCATGTATTCTTGGTGGTGGGACAGCCACATTAGCCCAAAGAATTCGAAATGGCTTCAGGAAAATCTTACAGGTATTCACTTTATTGTTAAGTTTTGGTGGGTAACTGTGTATGAGTAATAAACGCTCGGTAACACGGTCATGTGAACTTTGTATGCTATTCTTTGTTGATAGAATAGGTCTCACAACTTAACAAGTTACCTAATgctttcaaaatttaacaatcaCTTGCATTTTTCCTAGTTCACTAAACTAAAGctcaaatcttttcatttttaacctCTTTGAACTAGTTTCTCATCTTATGTCCCAACATAAAGCTTAATATCCAGGTAATCAAATCTGTCTAAAATTTGGTTTCTTATTGGAAGTAAATACAAAAATGAACATAGATGAGAAGTTACAAATGGATTAGAATGGAAAGCCTCGCACAAATGAATTTGGGAATTCATATGGATGTGCATTGTAGAATACAAGTGCATAGATCCACAGATTCATATAGAGGAGTTCATTTCTGTACATTGTTGGATTTGCTTTCATCTCATAATGCTCTTAATTTTCCAGGACAAATACAGTTCCTTTTTTCAGAGcctgtttttatctttttaaagcTTCTTTCAAGgggaaaaatgatttttcattacCATATCATAGATTGAAACCAAATTATACAACCACATTAAACCTAAGTCTTCTTTTGCTTGTATATTTAGAAGTCCAAATGGTGGGTACTTTGACAAGCATTCATTTTATCCTTTAGCTGACATTACAATGTGAACATACATATGGAGAATCCAATAATGCGACCCTTGTTTTATGCATTATAAAAATCATGGATGATAGATTCATAGCTCCTCATCTATATATCAAGGTTTTTCAAGTAATAGTTGAGTCACAAAGATTGTTGTACAGAgttaaaatttctcaaatttttggTCATGAGTCACCTGACTTGATTCTGTTATAACAGATATGGATGCCAAAGTCAAAGCTATGATCAAGCTCATTGAAGAAGATGCAGATTCTTTTGCAAGGAGAGCAGAAATGTATTATAAGAAACGTCCGGAGCTCATGAATTTGGTTGAGGAATTTTACCGAGCTTACCGTGCATTAGCAGAGAGATATGATCATGCAACTGTTGAGCTCCGGCAGGCTCATCAAACCATGGCAGAAGCATTTCCCAACCAAGTGTCCTATGCACTGCCTGATGATTCATTGTCTGGGTCATCAGGCCTTGAGGCTGAGCCTCACACACCTGAAATGCCACATCCCATACGTGCATTGCTTGAACCTGATGACCTGCATAGAGATGCCCTGGGACTCTCTTCAACCAACTTACATGCTTTGAAGAGGAATGGACAGTACTCAGAAGAATCAAACTCTGGAATAAGCAAAAGGGGTTTAAAGCAGCTCACTGAAATGTTTGGGTCAGGAGAAGTACTGCCAAAACATTCAAACATTGAAGGAAGGATAAAAAAAAGCCTAAATGTTGATGAAGCAGAAGAGAGCAAACATAGTATGCAAGACagttcatttcatttttcaagtGAGAACCAGAATTTTGCAGGTATAGCTGATAGTGAAGTTGAAGCCTTGAAGAAAACACTTGCAGAGATTCAGGCTGAGAAGGAATCCATTCTTCTTCAGTACCAACAGAGTTTGCAGAGGTGTTCTAGCCTTGAGAAAGAACTTAATGATGCACAAAGACATGCTGGAGGGCTTGATGAGCGAGCTAGCAAAGCAGACATTGAAATTAAAGCATTGAAGGAAACACTTATCAAATTAGAAGCTGAGAGGGATACCAGACTTCTTCAGTTCAATGATTGTTTGGGCAGAATTTCTAGTCTGGAGACTCTGATCTCCCAAGCCCAGGAGGAATCGAAGGGACTTAATGAACGAGCTTCTAAGGCGGAAATAGAAGCTCAAAATCTCAAGCATGAACTCTCTAGAGTAGAGGCTGAAAGGGAAGCTGGACTTCTTCAGTACAATGAATGTCTTGATATGATAAATGCACTGGAGAAAAAGATTTCACTGGCTGAGGAAAATGCCAGAATACTTAGTGAACAAGCTGAAAGATCAGAAGGTGAAATTAAAGCTCTGAAGCAAGCCCTTAACAGaatgaatgaagaaaaagaagccaCAGCTGTCCGGTACGAGCAGTGTTTGGAGAAAATGGCTAACATGGAGACTGAAAGTTTTCATGCCCAAGAAGATGTGAAACGACTGAACTTTGAAGTTTTAGAGGGTGTTGCAAAATTAAAGACCGTGGAACAACAGTATGATCTGTCGGAGAGAACAAATCAGTCTCTGCAGCTAGAGGCAGAAAATCTGGCCTATAAGATAGCAGTGAAGGATCAAGAACTTTCTGAGAAGCAAAAAGAGCTGGAGAAACTTCAGGCTTTAATGCAGGATGAACATTCACGTTTTGTCCAAGTTGAAGCCACTCTTCAGGCTCTGCAGAAGGTGCAGTCTGAATCTCGAGAGGAGCAGAAAGCTCTGACATTGGAGCTTCAGAATAAGCTTCAAACACTCAAGGACTTACAGATATGCAATCATGACTTGGAGGAAGACATCCAGAAGGTTAAAATAGAAAATCAGAACCTGATTAAATTGAACAATTCATCTACTATTTCAGTCAACAATCTACAGaatgaaatttttaacttgaacgagataaaaaagaaacttgAAGAAGAGATTGTACTCCAAGTGGAGAAAAGTAATGCCCTCCAGCTGGAGGTTCATCATTTGAAGGAGGAAATCACCGGATTGAATAGGAGATATCAGGCTTTGGTGGATCAAGTCCTCTCAGTAGGTTTGAATCCTGAATTCCTTGAATCATCGGTGAAGGAGTTGCAAAGTGAGAACTCAAAGCTGAAAGAATTTTGCCAACAACACAGAGATGAGAAGGAGGCTCTATATGAGAAGTTGAAGAACATGGATAATCTTTTAGAGAAGAATGCTGCTCTTGAGAGGTCACTGTCAGAATTAAGTGTCAAGTTTGAAGGGTCAAGAGAGAAGGTCGAAGAATTAAAGGAGTCCTGCCAGTTTCTCCAGGAGGATAAATCCTCTCTTGCTGCTGAGAAAACTACCTTGCTTTCTCAGTTACAAATTATGACTGAGAATATGCAGAAGCTCTTGGAAAAAAATGTGTTGCTGGAAAAATCACTTGCTGGTGCAAATGTTGAGCTTGAAGGTTTGAGGGCAAAGTCAAAGAGCTTAGAAGAATTCTGCCAGTTGCTAAAAAATGAGAAATCTAATCTCCAAAATGAAAGAAGCACCTTAGTCTCTCAGCttgaaaatgttgaaaagagaCTTGGTAACCTGGAAAACAGGTTTACAAGACTAGAGGAAAAATATGCTGATCTTGTGAAGGAGAAAGAATCCACACTTTGTCAAGTCGAAGAACTACGAAACTCTTTCAGTGTGGAGCAACAAGAGCAACAATGTTATGTAAATATAAGTGAGTCCAGAATGGCAGATCTGGAAAACCATGTGCGTGTACTGCAAGAAGAAACTAGAATGACAaagaaagaatttgaagaagaacTGGATAAAGCTGTGAATGCTCAAGTCGAGATCTTCATTTTGCAGAAGTTTGTAGAAGACCTGGAACAAAAGAACTTCTCTCTGTTAATAGAATGTCAGAGACATATTGAGGCTGCCAAATTATCAGATAAACTGATAACTGAGTTGGAGTGTGAAAATCTTGAGCAGCAGGTGGAAACAGAATTCTTGTTGGATGAGATTGAAAAGCTGAGGTTTggaatttatcaattttttagtgCTCTCCAATTTGATCCTGTTAACTATAATGAAGATAAGATTGAAAAGGGCCAAATCCCTATCCCCCGTATTTTGGATGATATAGAGGACTTGAAAAGTTCGCTCTTGAGTAGCGAGGATGTGAAGCAGCA contains:
- the LOC123221377 gene encoding protein NETWORKED 1A-like translates to MATLLQQESKRMYSWWWDSHISPKNSKWLQENLTDMDAKVKAMIKLIEEDADSFARRAEMYYKKRPELMNLVEEFYRAYRALAERYDHATVELRQAHQTMAEAFPNQVSYALPDDSLSGSSGLEAEPHTPEMPHPIRALLEPDDLHRDALGLSSTNLHALKRNGQYSEESNSGISKRGLKQLTEMFGSGEVLPKHSNIEGRIKKSLNVDEAEESKHSMQDSSFHFSSENQNFAGIADSEVEALKKTLAEIQAEKESILLQYQQSLQRCSSLEKELNDAQRHAGGLDERASKADIEIKALKETLIKLEAERDTRLLQFNDCLGRISSLETLISQAQEESKGLNERASKAEIEAQNLKHELSRVEAEREAGLLQYNECLDMINALEKKISLAEENARILSEQAERSEGEIKALKQALNRMNEEKEATAVRYEQCLEKMANMETESFHAQEDVKRLNFEVLEGVAKLKTVEQQYDLSERTNQSLQLEAENLAYKIAVKDQELSEKQKELEKLQALMQDEHSRFVQVEATLQALQKVQSESREEQKALTLELQNKLQTLKDLQICNHDLEEDIQKVKIENQNLIKLNNSSTISVNNLQNEIFNLNEIKKKLEEEIVLQVEKSNALQLEVHHLKEEITGLNRRYQALVDQVLSVGLNPEFLESSVKELQSENSKLKEFCQQHRDEKEALYEKLKNMDNLLEKNAALERSLSELSVKFEGSREKVEELKESCQFLQEDKSSLAAEKTTLLSQLQIMTENMQKLLEKNVLLEKSLAGANVELEGLRAKSKSLEEFCQLLKNEKSNLQNERSTLVSQLENVEKRLGNLENRFTRLEEKYADLVKEKESTLCQVEELRNSFSVEQQEQQCYVNISESRMADLENHVRVLQEETRMTKKEFEEELDKAVNAQVEIFILQKFVEDLEQKNFSLLIECQRHIEAAKLSDKLITELECENLEQQVETEFLLDEIEKLRFGIYQFFSALQFDPVNYNEDKIEKGQIPIPRILDDIEDLKSSLLSSEDVKQQLVVENSVLLTLLGQLRLEGAELESEKTIFEQEAITMTEQCAMLQKDKVELLEMNRHLMLEVSKGEQQQDTLTAELENQGVKLMSLQEAYLALQQENFKLSEENRILLEKFLALKDEMCVLEEENSMILQEALDLSNLSLVFKSFGIEKTEEVKALTEDLNCLHMINSDLKEKIELIGDKLEMKEAEGLQLNEMVDKLNKELHEVKDLNEQLKNQTFAVQDSLKKKATELLEAEQKLKAAHILNVELCRTVEELKEEYEDLKLIKENTEKRILEISEYCTRQKREIESLSKVNRSLESEVGTLCEEVEEQRIREVYLSTELQERSNEFGPWEAEASSFYFDLQISSTREVLLENKVHELTEVCESLEDESATKRLETQQMKERVGFLESEIGELKSQLSSYVPLIASLKDNVTSLEHIVFRQKKNCLASYKEQMHSEMAGQLHQMNCQELKDVQCIMAPDGISELKEMQTRIKAVEKAVVEEIEKSEIQESEKAGIKVKYEITETEDLAVRRSFLCQNKEFMEEKMEIEDEYIDNPKLQKNILETPEIPSRTSMKDIQLDRVSDCSFNGRSRREDSGVNDQMLRLWECAEQDCSLKSRVNDSQKQAAAPVANIFVDQKSKNVDQCNPSPELHFEQEFGVCTLEVSRSDREPNIRGSQRKILETLASDAQKLTNLQTTVQDLKKKMEMNKKSKRGINPEYETVKEQLLAVEEAILHLVEMNDRLSKESPIYLESKSSVELEETGNICGNKVTEEAYKGSEKIGRLQLEVQTIQYILLKLEVETKSKGKYKFSESKAGGLLRDFIYNGGRSGGRRKKACCLCGCVRPSTTNE